The window TGGCAAAAACATAGCAAAAAGGCAATGTTTTTCAGGGCCAGGCAACAACTTCATACTCTTACCCACTGAGATTTaggtttgtctttaatttttatacttttaaaaatgtactgttTGGTAACAGTAAGTCATGATCATGATCGCTTAAAATCATAAACTTTATGTGTAATAAAGGTTCTACCCATTAAAAGTGTTTATAAAGTGACCAAAAAAATTTCTGTAAGAAATAAACCCTAATTTTGAATTTGAGatcatttgtattttatattgtcTATTTGGGGGTGAATATTTTGCAAAGACAAAACATCCCATTACAGTCATAATTTAACCACTGCTTTGAGCTGTCACCAAATCTAACAAAATTATGATGCCTGACATTGTTACCTGCCACTAACATAAGGGGCATCTATCAAACAGTGTGCACAGTTCTGGGACTCATGATTCCATTGCACCTTGTGGGTTCATTTTTTCCACATTTGGAAAGGAGCAAAGTTCTATGAGAGGCTCACTAAGCTTCAGACTTCATGAACAAGTAACTGCTTTGATGAGGCCCCTAAAAATGCTttcatttactattgaaaaattgACACTTCACTCCTAATCTTGCATGATAATAACTTGTTCtcaaactaaatttttttaaagtcgaACATATTATATCCTTTGGGAGGAGACTATTAGAAATCAGAATTTGGGATCTGGGTTAAAATAAAATCCGCAGGGATTAACTACTTATGTTATTAATTCCATTCTATATTCTGATTTCCAACACTGAACAAAACACAAGGCCCCAGGGCAATAACTTTCTAAAACTGGTTCCTGCAGTCTGATAGGCCACCTTCCTCTGTACCAAAAGTTAACTCCAACAGACAGCTGGAGATAAAACATTTCCCTCTGCAGATGATCTGAACACTGGCCACTCTTCCTTCCTAAACATGAGAGAATTTGCTGGCTAACTTCAAGTAAAGAGAAGGTGTATGGGGATGAGCCAATTTGCTATTCATAccattggggtgcctgtttcaTGAATgaacataaacatttatataagCACACACAAATACAAACATACAGGTTAGATAGTGAAGGGGCACCTTTCCACATTTGTTGGAGGTGGGAGAATTGTAAGGTCTTCCACTGACTATTAGCTAAGTGTCCCTCTTCCTCAATTTTTAACACCCCCCTCCCAGTCACCGCCACTCCAACTAATCTCTAAGCTCATCCTATCTTTAAGGAGATTCTCCTTGATGTTTAGTGAGCTCTAAcagctttgtcataaatcaaagtCCATCGATAATTCACCTCCTGACAAGTAGTTCTCCTGAGTGCTTACTTTAGAGGATTTCCTTTTGGCTTCTCCTACTTAATCACCACTACTTCAGGCTACTCAAACCTGTGACCAGACAGACAACTGTTTCCTTTGCCTGCCTTCTCTGGAACTGTTGCCCCATCCCAAATCAGACCTGCGCAAAGTCATTCCAGATTACAATAACAGGTCCCCTATGTGCTCCCACCTCCCCCAACAGGCCAATTCTATCCTTCCATAGCAGACTTCTTGTTCAATATGTCAAAGCACACTGGCAGAGGCTAAAAGGTGGGAGTACCACATATAAGTACTTCCTAACTGTAAGtattttatggcttagtaatttTCCTCAacaatgttcattttcttttccaccaGTGAAATTGTGTCACCTTGAAAGTCTGGGAGAATTACATCCTGGGGTTTTGAGAATAAGTTCAAGTACTTACGGAGAATAAATTCAAGAGACAAAAGCCATTTTCTGCCCTTTATAGTTACCCCTGACCTCATTCTGTTTACTCAAAGAGAACAAACGCTTTCAAGATCCGACTAAGTCACCTCGAAAAGGTGGCCACCCATAAGCTACCAGCCATTGCCGCCAGGCTCCCTGGGGCACAGGCAGCTGTGAGGGAATTCGACAAGCACCTGGAACGGGATTTTTCCACTTGGCTGTGATATTCAGGAGAAATGGCACTTCTGCCAGCCTCGAAGATTCAGAATTCACCCAACTATGGAATTTCAAAACTATCTCCTTCTGAAGTCAAATCTAACACGGATCTAGTCTCAGCAAAGGATAAGGTGGGGTATGGGgaagtcaggaaaacagaaaggTAGGGATTCGATCTACTGATTGCTGGATTGGGACTTAAAAGTCCCAGTGCCCGAGGGCTTGCGTCCTGGGGCAAGAGCTGGGAAGTCTGGACCCGACGCCTGCGCGTGGAATCAGGAATTCCCTGTTCTCGGGACCCCTCCGGGCCAGCTCCGTGCCCAGGATCTTGGGGTCCCCCAACCCGAGAGTGGCCGCGGTGGAACTTGGCTCGGATGTCCCGTGGGGCCCGCTCACCCGCTCGTCCGCGGTCGCCTCACCCAGGGTGTCTATCACCTCTCGGACTCGGGCCGCCGAGGAGGCCCTCGGGTCGTCGGCTCTCGGCGCCCGGAGTGGTCAATCCTTCCCCCACCTGGAAATGCCGGCTCTGGTTGCCAAGGAAATCGCCGCCTCGCCCCGGCGGTGCCCCCTACCCATCTCCCCTTCGTCCCGCCTGTCGCCTCCTGTCTCCGCATTTCCTTGAGCGCCCCCCCAAGACGTACAAAAGTGAGGCAGGAGAGCAAATTTAAACGCGTTCCCCACGCCTCTCTTGCGACCGTCGAGGCGCTCGGAGAGCCGGCGAGGCCGCCCCggagcggggcgggggtggggtggggtggggtgggggagaggggatcCCGCGCCCGCCGTGCGGATCCGCGGTGGATTCTCCGCAGCGGCCAGGCCCGGCGGGAGCTCGAGGCCGAGGGAGGGGCCGAGACGCACCCCCGAGGCAGGCGGGGCTGCGGGGACCCCTGCGGCCCACTCCCCCCAGCCTCTCTCCCCGGATGTGGCCCCGCTGCAGCAgggtggctgggctgggctgggagcttGTCTGGCAGCTTCTACTGAGCAGCTAATAGTATAACAACCCGGCTTTGATAAATCTGAACTAATTACCCCTCTTAATTAAAGTCTTTAGCAGTTGTTTCACTGTTTTGGCAAGAAAACAGGAGAGACTTGCAGTTAGAAAACACCAGAGCCCGAGCTCACAGCGGAGATGCTGATTAACACTTGAAGCATTTCAAGGACCTGGCACCCGCCACGGTTTGGTTTTCATCCATTTTTCCTCCTTGAATGGAAGTATATTCgtctataaacatatacacacacacataaaaacatGCAGGCTCCCTTTGCCAGCTATGTACAAGTCAGTGTGTGCCTTCAGGATGCGAACAGTAAGACCCCCGTCTACATGATATCATTGTAACGTGTGTGTGGGGACGTAGATTACACACAGCTCCTATAGATATGTTGTTCCCACTTAACTTTGCACTGCAAATATGTCAGATGGTCCAGGACAAAGACGTGCTTCTGTTAGAAAGCTCCACATCTTCTGTCTCTGAACTTATCGAATTTCATTACTTTACCAAAGTTGTAACTATTTGGAGAGACTATTATTTGCTCTTGGTGAATTTTTCAGATGAAACATTGGGTGATACTAACCCAGggttgaactttttaaaaaggaagaaagaaggctgAGGGGGTCAGAATCAGTGATCCCTAGCTGAATAATATGAACAGAGCCCTGAAGGTTGTTGATTAAATAAGCATGTTCCAAGGATTTATTTCCAACAGTCAATGAATCAATTTTCACGTGCAAGaatcaaaaccaaaattcaaatttaTCCATAATGAACCATCCTTATctaatgtgtatgtgtttgtatgtgagtgtgtgctgATGAATGTGGAATGTGCCTTAACAGGCACACATATCTATGCGtgtatatataacatacacacagaattggggttttttgtttttgttttttttaacctcaggGAAAGAGGAAATGGTAATAAACAATCGGCAGGCATCTTGAGACCACAGAATCAACACAATGgaaatatatacaataataaaattaaaatggtgCAGCATTCCCGGGTAGGATAATACAGATCTCAATAAATACAGcagatatttgtttttaaaaaacaaaacaaaacaaacacgaTCTCTCCACCCGAGATGAAAAGtctttgcaaattaaaaaaaaaaaatcagaaaacaaactCCCAAATTTTCTCATAATTGTTAGTGCCTACATAGAATATAATACACAAAACCATTTAGCAGGTGCATGCAAGAGGCGAAAGGCCAGGGAATGCAGAGGCTTCTGGTTGGCGCTAATGTGTAAGGACCAACATGCCCTGGGTTCTACAGGTGAGCTTGGGTAGAGAGGTCCAGCTCTATTCCGCCGCTGTCTCAGTAGTGGGGACCCCGGCTGGGGCTAGGAAGGGACTTCGGCCTTGATCACTGGTGGCCCGGGGGGAACCCAGGCTGCAGGGGCCCAGggagcggcggcagcggcggcagcggcgCGGGCGAAGGCTGCTGCAGAGGGGGGGACGGGTCCGCTCCCGGCTCCACAGCAGAGGTGCGGGGCATCCCCAGGCCGCTGTCGTGCAGCTTGCGGACGTGCTTCTTGAGGTCAAAGTTCCTGCAGAAGCCCTTGCCGCACGTGGGGCAGGTGAAGGGCTTCTTGTCATTGTGGGTGTGCATGTGGAAGGTGAGGTTGTAAATCTGGTGGAAAGCCTTGTTGCAGATATTGCACTTGAACTGCTTCTCCCCGCTGTGGGTCAACTTGTGGTTTTTGTAATTCCCTGAAACAGACAAATGACAGGGACGTGGATCTGAAAAGAGAGGTTGGAACGGGAGGAGCAGACGATTGAAGGACAACGAGTCGAGAGAATAGGGGCCACAGCTCGGAGGGCCGGTGCAGTTCTATGCTGCCCCCCTGCACTTCGCtccccaaatttatttttaaacatcaacAGTGAGGTCGTTCCCTCCACGTTTTAATACAACAGTTATTAATCCAATTCTATAAAAACGAGAACAAGCGGTTAAAGAGAAATGCCCCCTCTGTATATGAGCCATACCTTTCTCTAGTACTCATCGCACTTGAGGGTAGGAGGTTGGAATGGCAACACATGCGCTGGTAACTAGCTGCACTTAACATATCGTTTTCTGAACTACCCCCCAAAGTTGAGGGCTTTCGGTAAGACTACTGTGAAAGACAACAACTCCTGGGTTCTATACCTTTTTGATGAAATCCTTTGCCACAGAATTCACACACAAATGGTTTGTAGCCTGCGTGTATTCGGGTATGCGTGTTTAAAGTAGAACTTCTATTAAATGCTTTGCCACACTGGTTACATTTATGAGGTTTTTCCTAAGCggaaaggagaaaaagcagaGAAGTTATTTTGCTATTCAGTGGAGTCTTAAAAACTCAAAAACACTGTAATGCTCTCCCTCATGCTTTTAAGCAGAACAAAGGCAAACAATACCTGGCATTTCCCCCTCTTCCAGATGGCACATTTTAAACAAACCTTACGCTACAGAGTAAGAGTTTAtcggccatttaaaaaaaaacaaaccgtTCGGAAATAAACCAGGTGAAATTGAGACAGCCGAACACACCTGGGTGTGAATGATCTTGTGCCTGCACAGGGTGCTGGCTTGCCGGAAGCCCTTTCCACAAACTTTGCAAACGAAGGGTCTGGCTCCTGTGTGCACTGGCATGTGACGGGTTAAGTTATAGTGCGCGTTAAAGACCTTAAACACAAGTACAACAGGTTAGCTCAACAAGCACTTGGAGATcaaaccaggcagagggaggggagggaggtgataACGTTATAACAAGTGTatacaaataattacaaaataaaatcaaatgtggaaagaaggaagggaggaagggagggaggaagggaggaagggaggaaggaaggaaggaaggaagggaggaaggaaggaaggaagggaggaagggaggaagggagggagggaggaaggaagggaggaaggaagagaggaagggagggaggaaggaaagggagggaggaagggaggaaggaaggaaggaagggaggaagggaagaaggaaggaaggaaggaaggaaggaaggaaggaaggaaggaaggccaccccccaccccttacACAGTACTTGCCTTTCCACACACTTCGCAAGTGAAAACTTTGGGCTTGGTATGAGGAGCGCCTCGGCTGAAGTCAGAGGTTTTGAACGCTATTTTTTCCGACAGGAGCTGGGCGCTTTCTTTCATGTAATGCTGCAGCTGAGCCTGGGACAAGTCTTTGAAAGCTACTCCCGAGGGGTACTTCTCCACCGCCGGGACCACCAGTTTATTCCTTTCGGCTAAGTACGTTTTTGGCTGCGGGTGCAAAGGGGAACTGAGGAAGTAGGAGGCCACCGGGTGGATGTTAACGCCGGCCGCCGGGTGGCACGGGCCGTCGCCTCGATTCAGGTAGCACAGGGCTCCCATGGCGTGGAAGGAAGAATGGTTGACCACCCGCGGCCTTACCAGCTTGTACTGCTGCAGCGGGAGCGCGTCGCGGGCCAGGTCGCCCTTGAGACTCAGCGCGCAGTTGAGCAGGTCGCTGCAGCTGAACGCGGGCGCCGCGGGCGCTTCCGCAGGCGCAGCCGGAGCCTCCAGACTCGCCTTCCGCGGCTCCGAGCCCGTCATTCCCGCCTTGGGGCTCGTGTCGTACGCCACGGGCACGAAGGGGATCATGCAGGGGATCGACGAGTTAAGATGCAGAGAGTGCTTGGGGTCCCCCTTGGGCACGGCTCCCTGCAGGAAGTGGGGGACGGGCAGGGCTTTGGGCTCGGGGGTGCGTGCCATGATTCTTTCGATGGAGAAAGCCAAGGGTTTGGAGGTGTTCATCATGCTGCCCCGGGCCGGAGCGGTCGCTAACATTTTGGCAGTCGCGTCGTGGCAGCTACTGTCCATGTCTGAGTCTCCAGCGTCCGTCAGCCGGGGCCGGGCTGCGccgtcgttgccttgttccctgCTTGTCACAG is drawn from Eschrichtius robustus isolate mEscRob2 chromosome 8, mEscRob2.pri, whole genome shotgun sequence and contains these coding sequences:
- the FEZF1 gene encoding fez family zinc finger protein 1 isoform X2, with amino-acid sequence MDSSCHDATAKMLATAPARGSMMNTSKPLAFSIERIMARTPEPKALPVPHFLQGAVPKGDPKHSLHLNSSIPCMIPFVPVAYDTSPKAGMTGSEPRKASLEAPAAPAEAPAAPAFSCSDLLNCALSLKGDLARDALPLQQYKLPKTYLAERNKLVVPAVEKYPSGVAFKDLSQAQLQHYMKESAQLLSEKIAFKTSDFSRGAPHTKPKVFTCEVCGKVFNAHYNLTRHMPVHTGARPFVCKVCGKGFRQASTLCRHKIIHTQEKPHKCNQCGKAFNRSSTLNTHTRIHAGYKPFVCEFCGKGFHQKGNYKNHKLTHSGEKQFKCNICNKAFHQIYNLTFHMHTHNDKKPFTCPTCGKGFCRNFDLKKHVRKLHDSGLGMPRTSAVEPGADPSPPLQQPSPAPLPPLPPLPGPLQPGFPPGHQ
- the FEZF1 gene encoding fez family zinc finger protein 1 isoform X1 → MDSSCHDATAKMLATAPARGSMMNTSKPLAFSIERIMARTPEPKALPVPHFLQGAVPKGDPKHSLHLNSSIPCMIPFVPVAYDTSPKAGMTGSEPRKASLEAPAAPAEAPAAPAFSCSDLLNCALSLKGDLARDALPLQQYKLVRPRVVNHSSFHAMGALCYLNRGDGPCHPAAGVNIHPVASYFLSSPLHPQPKTYLAERNKLVVPAVEKYPSGVAFKDLSQAQLQHYMKESAQLLSEKIAFKTSDFSRGAPHTKPKVFTCEVCGKVFNAHYNLTRHMPVHTGARPFVCKVCGKGFRQASTLCRHKIIHTQEKPHKCNQCGKAFNRSSTLNTHTRIHAGYKPFVCEFCGKGFHQKGNYKNHKLTHSGEKQFKCNICNKAFHQIYNLTFHMHTHNDKKPFTCPTCGKGFCRNFDLKKHVRKLHDSGLGMPRTSAVEPGADPSPPLQQPSPAPLPPLPPLPGPLQPGFPPGHQ